Proteins co-encoded in one Malus sylvestris chromosome 9, drMalSylv7.2, whole genome shotgun sequence genomic window:
- the LOC126583708 gene encoding zinc-finger homeodomain protein 9-like produces the protein MDITPSITTTTNNTASTKSPEADSETPTRIQQPLKPLSFSNGVLKRHNPTHHLHHQNIPITPVVVTYKECLKNHAAALGGHALDGCGEFMPSPAANLADPTSLKCAACGCHRNFHRRDPEDPVQPNTPAATTHVIEYQPHHRHHPPPPTHPGNRSPSSASPPPISSSYYPSAPHMLLALSTAHENALAGANNNNAVAMPQVMSRSPNARKRFRTKFTQDQKEKMYQFAERVGWKMQKRDEEIVREFCNEAGVEKGVLKVWMHNNKNTFSKRDVLNGGAGGRAGSLSRPSFLLEHSHHHNNGTNGNGNNNDDDEEEDDDQNDNKNGVPNPNHHYQGADGGGNNGSSSSS, from the coding sequence ATGGATATAACCCcgtccatcaccaccaccaccaacaacaCCGCCAGTACAAAATCCCCGGAAGCCGACAGCGAAACTCCGACTCGGATCCAGCAACCCTTAAAGCCTCTGTCCTTCAGCAACGGCGTCCTCAAGCGCCACAACCCCACgcaccacctccaccaccaaAACATCCCCATCACCCCTGTCGTAGTCACCTACAAAGAATGCCTCAAGAACCACGCCGCTGCGCTGGGTGGCCACGCCCTCGACGGCTGCGGCGAGTTCATGCCGTCTCCCGCTGCCAACCTCGCCGACCCCACCTCACTAAAATGCGCTGCATGCGGCTGCCACCGCAATTTTCACCGCCGTGACCCCGAGGACCCCGTGCAGCCAAACACCCCCGCCGCAACAACGCATGTCATCGAGTACCAACCCCACCACCGCCACCATCCTCCTCCGCCGACTCACCCCGGCAACCGAAGCCCCAGTTCAGCTTCTCCACCGCCGATCTCGTCCTCCTACTACCCCTCCGCCCCCCACATGCTCTTGGCTCTGTCCACCGCTCACGAAAACGCCTTGGCAGGTGCGAATAATAATAACGCCGTTGCTATGCCCCAGGTCATGTCGCGGAGCCCGAATGCGAGGAAGCGGTTCAGGACCAAGTTCACCCAGGACCAGAAGGAGAAGATGTACCAATTCGCAGAGAGGGTCGGGTGGAAGATGCAGAAGAGAGACGAGGAAATCGTGCGGGAGTTCTGTAATGAGGCCGGCGTCGAAAAAGGGGTTCTCAAAGTCTGGATGCACAACAATAAGAATACCTTCTCCAAGCGAGACGTGCTCAATGGCGGCGCTGGCGGCCGTGCTGGTAGTTTAAGCCGACCCAGCTTTCTCCTTGAGCATTCCCACCACCACAACAACGGCACCAATGGCAACGGCAACAACAACGATGATGACGAGGAGGAGGATGATGATCAAAACGACAACAAGAACGGCGTTCCGAATCCGAATCATCATTACCAGGGTGCTGACGGTGGTGGCAACAATgggtcgtcttcttcttcttga